Proteins co-encoded in one Tachysurus fulvidraco isolate hzauxx_2018 chromosome 17, HZAU_PFXX_2.0, whole genome shotgun sequence genomic window:
- the LOC113645963 gene encoding uncharacterized protein LOC113645963 isoform X2 gives MLLACRHLKLSLFFMNMALVWILIVFLCKMYSSQSVDFDEPVSLISADLGHAVTLHCTMGVKSNMDLILWYKQKPGRIPQGIGMIGVAIGEIILPAFNETVYQLTKTGNITSLNILHVTKDDEAMYICGASRVNVIEFSSGIFLSVRDKPHLGISVWQRGVSDSVPAGASVTLQCSVLSESKAAELQVLWFRAAPPQSHPQIIYTHHNSSHQCEIDSSHTCVYNFSKNILSLNDTGTYYCAVLLCGKIIFGNGTQIQMVGKFSTDGSGNNFGSVWSSDRCSNRFHMQKDAL, from the exons ATGCTTTTGGCATGCAGACATTTGAAGCTTTCACTGTTTTTCATGAACATGGCTCTGGTCTGGATTTTAATTGTCTTTCTTTGCAAAATGT ACTCATCACAATCTGTAGATTTTGATGAACCGGTCTCACTCATCTCTGCTGATCTTGGCCATGCTGTGACTCTTCATTGCACAATGGGAGTAAAGTCCAATATGGATCTTATATTGTGGTACAAGCAAAAACCGGGGCGGATCCCTCAGGGGATCGGGATGATCGGAGTGGCAATAGGGGAGATAATTTTACCAGCGTTCAATGAGACTGTTTATCAACTCACCAAAACTGGAAACATAACTTCTTTGAATATTCTACATGTTACTAAAGACGATGAAGCGATGTACATCTGTGGAGCTTCTCGAGTGAATGTTATTGAGTTTTCCAGTGGAATCTTTTTATCTGTTAGAG ATAAACCACATCTGGGCATCTCGGTGTGGCAGCGCGGCGTGTCAGACTCGGTTCCTGCAGGAGCCTCAGTGACTCTGCAGTGCTCGGTTCTCTCTGAGAGCAAAGCAGCAGAACTCCAAGTGCTCTGGTTCAGAGCTGCTCCACCACAATCCCATCCTCAAATCATTTACACTCATCACAACAGCAGCCATCAGTGTGAGATCGACTCttcacacacctgtgtgtacaACTTCTCCAAGAACATCCTCAGCCTCAATGATACTGGAACTTACTACTGCGCTGTGCTCCTGTGTGGGAAGATCATCTTCGGGAACGGGACACAAATACAGATGG TCGGTAAATTCTCTACTGATGGTTCTGGCAACAACTTTgggagtgtgtggagttctgATCGCTGCTCAAACCGTTTTCATATGCAGAAAGACGCTTTATAA
- the LOC113645967 gene encoding uncharacterized protein LOC113645967 isoform X1, which yields MLSDRISPVSSLLFSLFMTLSAKTVDFGKTSLVLVKTGEHVTLNCTFLDSSRSDYIVWYKQRFGEIPQEVEERLLHTDVKMSPQFNSSRVTIEKINNGISLTIRHAKKEDEGLYFCGLANWEKVRIFNGTLLTVTGTEDVNVRVFQHSTWDSVPAGASVTLQCSVLSESRAAELQVLWFRAAPPQSHPQIIYTHPNSSHQFESGSSTRTCVYNFSKNILSLNDTGTYYCAVLLCGKIIFGNGTQIQMESVDSVVICLTVALAVCVVVIFVQAVFACKKRSLRLQQGSIIENIPNQIDGAMDLNYAALHFKQRKMKRKRRKKDSPEDCTYSEVLRSSAT from the exons ATGTTGTCTGACAGGATATCTCCAGTCTCAAGTcttctattttctctttttatgaCAC TTTCAGCTAAAACTGTGGATTTTGGTAAAACATCATTAGTCTTGGTGAAGACTGGAGAACATGTTACTCTTAACTGCACTTTTCTGGACAGCAGTAGATCAGATTATATTGTTTGGTACAAACAAAGATTTGGAGAAATACCTCAGGAAGTCGAAGAACGCCTTTTGCATACGGATGTTAAAATGTCTCCTCAGTTCAACAGCTCAAGGGTGACAATTGAGAAGATTAATAATGGGATTTCTTTGACAATACGACACGCAAAAAAAGAGGATGAAGGACTTTACTTCTGTGGACTAGCTAACTGGGAGAAAGTTCGAATTTTCAATGGGACACTCTTGACTGTAACAG GTACTGAAGATGTAAACGTGAGGGTGTTTCAACACAGCACGTGGGACTCGGTTCCTGCAGGAGCCTCAGTGACTCTGCAGTGCTCGGTTCTCTCTGAGAGCAGAGCAGCAGAACTCCAAGTGCTCTGGTTCAGAGCTGCTCCACCACAATCCCATCCTCAAATCATTTACACTCATCCCAACAGCAGCCATCAGTTTGAGAGCGGCTCTTCTACACGCACCTGTGTGTACAACTTCTCCAAGAACATCCTCAGCCTCAATGATACTGGAACTTACTACTGCGCTGTGCTCCTGTGTGGGAAGATCATCTTCGGGAACGGGACACAAATACAGATGG AATCTGTGGATTCTGTAGTGATCTGCCTCACAGTAGCtttagcagtgtgtgtggttgtgatcTTTGTTCAAGCCGTGTTCGCCTGTAAAAAGAGAAGCT TGAGACTTCAACAAGGTTCCATCATAGAAAACATCCCAAATCAA ATCGACGGCGCTATGGATCTGAATTACGCTGCCTTACATTTCaagcaaagaaaaatgaaaagaaagagaagaaagaaagattcaCCTGAAGACTGCACATATTCTGAAGTGCTAAGATCGTCAGCTACGTAG
- the LOC113645967 gene encoding uncharacterized protein LOC113645967 isoform X2 produces the protein MLSDRISPVSSLLFSLFMTLSAKTVDFGKTSLVLVKTGEHVTLNCTFLDSSRSDYIVWYKQRFGEIPQEVEERLLHTDVKMSPQFNSSRVTIEKINNGISLTIRHAKKEDEGLYFCGLANWEKVRIFNGTLLTVTGTEDVNVRVFQHSTWDSVPAGASVTLQCSVLSESRAAELQVLWFRAAPPQSHPQIIYTHPNSSHQFESGSSTRTCVYNFSKNILSLNDTGTYYCAVLLCGKIIFGNGTQIQMVRLQQGSIIENIPNQIDGAMDLNYAALHFKQRKMKRKRRKKDSPEDCTYSEVLRSSAT, from the exons ATGTTGTCTGACAGGATATCTCCAGTCTCAAGTcttctattttctctttttatgaCAC TTTCAGCTAAAACTGTGGATTTTGGTAAAACATCATTAGTCTTGGTGAAGACTGGAGAACATGTTACTCTTAACTGCACTTTTCTGGACAGCAGTAGATCAGATTATATTGTTTGGTACAAACAAAGATTTGGAGAAATACCTCAGGAAGTCGAAGAACGCCTTTTGCATACGGATGTTAAAATGTCTCCTCAGTTCAACAGCTCAAGGGTGACAATTGAGAAGATTAATAATGGGATTTCTTTGACAATACGACACGCAAAAAAAGAGGATGAAGGACTTTACTTCTGTGGACTAGCTAACTGGGAGAAAGTTCGAATTTTCAATGGGACACTCTTGACTGTAACAG GTACTGAAGATGTAAACGTGAGGGTGTTTCAACACAGCACGTGGGACTCGGTTCCTGCAGGAGCCTCAGTGACTCTGCAGTGCTCGGTTCTCTCTGAGAGCAGAGCAGCAGAACTCCAAGTGCTCTGGTTCAGAGCTGCTCCACCACAATCCCATCCTCAAATCATTTACACTCATCCCAACAGCAGCCATCAGTTTGAGAGCGGCTCTTCTACACGCACCTGTGTGTACAACTTCTCCAAGAACATCCTCAGCCTCAATGATACTGGAACTTACTACTGCGCTGTGCTCCTGTGTGGGAAGATCATCTTCGGGAACGGGACACAAATACAGATGG TGAGACTTCAACAAGGTTCCATCATAGAAAACATCCCAAATCAA ATCGACGGCGCTATGGATCTGAATTACGCTGCCTTACATTTCaagcaaagaaaaatgaaaagaaagagaagaaagaaagattcaCCTGAAGACTGCACATATTCTGAAGTGCTAAGATCGTCAGCTACGTAG
- the LOC113645963 gene encoding uncharacterized protein LOC113645963 isoform X1, translated as MLLACRHLKLSLFFMNMALVWILIVFLCKMYSSQSVDFDEPVSLISADLGHAVTLHCTMGVKSNMDLILWYKQKPGRIPQGIGMIGVAIGEIILPAFNETVYQLTKTGNITSLNILHVTKDDEAMYICGASRVNVIEFSSGIFLSVRDKPHLGISVWQRGVSDSVPAGASVTLQCSVLSESKAAELQVLWFRAAPPQSHPQIIYTHHNSSHQCEIDSSHTCVYNFSKNILSLNDTGTYYCAVLLCGKIIFGNGTQIQMAQSVNSLLMVLATTLGVCGVLIAAQTVFICRKTLYKSRSERLRQGTKIERATDLGHDVDYTTLHFNKKTKSEKRKREEPENILYSEVRNLSH; from the exons ATGCTTTTGGCATGCAGACATTTGAAGCTTTCACTGTTTTTCATGAACATGGCTCTGGTCTGGATTTTAATTGTCTTTCTTTGCAAAATGT ACTCATCACAATCTGTAGATTTTGATGAACCGGTCTCACTCATCTCTGCTGATCTTGGCCATGCTGTGACTCTTCATTGCACAATGGGAGTAAAGTCCAATATGGATCTTATATTGTGGTACAAGCAAAAACCGGGGCGGATCCCTCAGGGGATCGGGATGATCGGAGTGGCAATAGGGGAGATAATTTTACCAGCGTTCAATGAGACTGTTTATCAACTCACCAAAACTGGAAACATAACTTCTTTGAATATTCTACATGTTACTAAAGACGATGAAGCGATGTACATCTGTGGAGCTTCTCGAGTGAATGTTATTGAGTTTTCCAGTGGAATCTTTTTATCTGTTAGAG ATAAACCACATCTGGGCATCTCGGTGTGGCAGCGCGGCGTGTCAGACTCGGTTCCTGCAGGAGCCTCAGTGACTCTGCAGTGCTCGGTTCTCTCTGAGAGCAAAGCAGCAGAACTCCAAGTGCTCTGGTTCAGAGCTGCTCCACCACAATCCCATCCTCAAATCATTTACACTCATCACAACAGCAGCCATCAGTGTGAGATCGACTCttcacacacctgtgtgtacaACTTCTCCAAGAACATCCTCAGCCTCAATGATACTGGAACTTACTACTGCGCTGTGCTCCTGTGTGGGAAGATCATCTTCGGGAACGGGACACAAATACAGATGG cgCAGTCGGTAAATTCTCTACTGATGGTTCTGGCAACAACTTTgggagtgtgtggagttctgATCGCTGCTCAAACCGTTTTCATATGCAGAAAGACGCTTTATAAAAGCCGCAGTG AGAGACTTCGTCAAGGTACCAAGATAGAAAGAGCAACTGATCTG GGCCATGACGTggactacacaactctacattttaataagaagaCCAAAAGCGAGAAGAGAAAGCGTGAAGAACCTGAAAACATCCTGTACTCTGAAGTCAGAAATCTCAGCCACTAA